The sequence TACCtggaaattaataaataattacaCTGTGGGTACCTATGATCATCGCAAAATATTCATTTGGTTCTCAACTATCATGATCAAATGCAACAGGGATCTCATCTGAGCAGATACAATCAATTTTCTCTTCTAATTATTCACTTTGGAGCTCAAACAaagattacttttttttttttttcctatcaACATCTTATGACACTTCTCTACTAGTCACTGATCTTTTTAGCTAGCCATTGATAAATGAGATTCTTATTGTTTCCTGCAGATAAGCTACAAAGAAGGCTTAGTAGGGAAGGTGGCATCAAAGCTTTACTAGGTATGGTTAGATGTGGACACCCTGATGTTCTTGCACAAGTTGCTCGAGGCATTGCCAACTTCGCAAAGTGCGAGTCTAGAGCTTCTACTCAAGGTGAAAAACATGCTCCTTGATTTTTGCTCAAGAGTCAAGGACGTGTTCcgttattttgttttctttttagtGCATTTGCACTTACAGTCGGTAGATTTTACCAATGTCTTGTCTAGTGATCACGGTATTCTCTTTATATCTTCCCTCTTATACGAGTAAGTTATTACAAATGCTGTGTTTCATTTCTTGCACTCGGAAGTCCTCCAAATTTATAGTTCGTGCACATAGTCGCTTTGCTTAACAATCGCTCACACTTCATGTTAATTTCCTTCCTTCAGGTGATAAGGCAGGCGATCTCTTTTGATAGAGGATGGAGCTCTCCCTTGGATTGTGAAAAATGCCAATCATGAAGCTTCGCCTATCAGACGCCACATTGAGCTCGCGTTATGCCACTTGTCTCAGCACGGTAAACTTCAACATATCCTAAACACCATCAGTAACACAAAACCTTACCGTCGTTTTCCCTTACCTTTGCAATGCAGAAATCAACGCAAAGGACATGATCGGCGAGGGAGCATTGTGGGAGCTCGTCCGTATATCTCGTGACTGCTCACGAGAAGATATTCGTCTGCTCGCCCACAGGACTCTCATCTCAAGCCCCGTATTCCAATCCGAGCTGAGGCGATTGTGTATTGAATTTTAAGACATAATGTGTGGCTGTGTGTTGATCAGGTGGTTCGATCGATTGTGAATTGTGTCATGTTGCATCAGTCGCGGGGGAAGTTATGCGACAAGGCACCAGGAATGGCTACTTGGAGTTTTCAGTGGAGGCAAAAATTCATATCTTTGGAGAAGAAAACAGAATACAAGTTCATCGACATTGTAAATAGTTGTTTGTTCCTAGTCATCACTGAAGATTAATTTTTCACTAATCACTTGTATCTTAAATATGCATCTGTAGCAAATAGAGAATGCGAATTAACGGGTGTTCTTGAGATTTTGACAGCAATTAAGTtcattctttttttattattttattattatgggGAAAAAATTGAGTTTCTTAACTTTCACATGAATTTGTTGGGCCAAGAAGTGTGAGTTGGGTCCAATTCTAAAGGCCCACATAGTTCGTTAAGGCCCGGTTTGACTCGGTCCGTACGAGTATATAAAATCTACCGTAGCCGAAGAGAGCGAAACCCTAATACCTCCTCGGTCCTTCTTTTGCTTCTTCAACGCGTGTGGCAGCCAGTGCAAGGTCGGTGTTGGAGATTCGATCATTTCCTTCAGATTCGAAGCAATGGCGACAGCGTACGCAGCAGCGAAACCAACTAAGATAGGGCTGGAGGAGCCTCGTGAGGAGCTGAACCGGATCCGGATCACCCTCTCCTCCAAGAACGTCAAGaatctggagaaaggtgaggctTTGTGATCTCGGATACGTTCGTGCACTCTATTTTTGGTGTTTGtttttccattttattttatttatttattttgatcgAGTTCGATGTTTTAGTGTGTGCGGATCTGGTAAAGGGCGCCAAGGACAAGGCGCTGACTGTTAAGGGACCCGTGAGGATGCCCACCAAGGTGCTTAACATTACCACCCGGAAATCTCCGTGCGGTGAAGGTACTGCAACCTCTCTTCTAGTTCGAGTTTGCCCTAATCATTTATAGTATATTTGTTTCTGTGTGGCTATGATAATACAGTATTCTGATAGTGGTTAAGAAGACTTGCATTCTTCATTAATACATGTATCTATAtcacttcatttctttcaaatacgaaattttagtttttcttttttcaTAAGAGATTTGTAGGAAAACATGGCCACTTTACCCTAGAAATCAGCAAGCCTTCTTAAAATTTTCAACAGTAATATTGAGTCACTTTGGATTTAATTATCTTCGTACGTATCATGGAAATTCTGTGTAGTTAGATGTTCCTTATTT comes from Zingiber officinale cultivar Zhangliang unplaced genomic scaffold, Zo_v1.1 ctg232, whole genome shotgun sequence and encodes:
- the LOC122037053 gene encoding 40S ribosomal protein S20-1-like, which translates into the protein MATAYAAAKPTKIGLEEPREELNRIRITLSSKNVKNLEKVCADLVKGAKDKALTVKGPVRMPTKVLNITTRKSPCGEGTNTWDRFELRVHKRVIDLCSSPEVVKQITSITIEPGVEVEVTIAES